One part of the Sus scrofa isolate TJ Tabasco breed Duroc chromosome 8, Sscrofa11.1, whole genome shotgun sequence genome encodes these proteins:
- the SPRY1 gene encoding protein sprouty homolog 1 isoform X1, with amino-acid sequence MDPQNQHGSGSSLVVIQQPALDSRQRLDYEREIQPAAILSLDQIKAIRGSNEYTEGPSVVKRPAPRTAPRQEKHERTHEIIPINVNNNYEHRPTSHLGHAGLSNNARGPILSRSTSTGSAASSGSNSSASSEQGLLGRSPPTRPVPGHRSERAIRTQPKQLIVDDLKGTLKEDLTQHKFICEQCGKCKCGECTAPRTLPSCLACNHQCLCSAESMVEYGTCMCLVKGIFYHCSNDDEGDSYSDNPCSCSQSHCCSRYLCMGAMSLFLPCLLCYPPAKGCLKLCRGCYDWIHRPGCRCKNSNTVYCKLESCPSRGQGKPS; translated from the coding sequence ATGGATCCCCAAAATCAACATGGCAGTGGCAGTTCATTAGTTGTGATCCAGCAGCCTGCTTTGGATAGCCGTCAGAGGCTAGACTATGAGAGGGAGATTCAGCCTGCTGCTATTTTGTCCTTAGACCAAATCAAGGCCATCAGAGGCAGCAATGAATACACAGAAGGGCCGTCAGTGGTGAAAAGACCTGCTCCTCGGACAGCACCAAGACAAGAAAAGCATGAAAGGACTCACGAAATCATACCAATTAATGTGAATAATAACTACGAGCATAGACCTACCAGCCACCTGGGCCATGCAGGACTCTCAAATAATGCCAGAGGCCCCATATTGAGCAGATCAACCAGCACCGGAAGTGCAGCCAGTTCTGGGAGCAACAGCAGTGCCTCTTCCGAGCAGGGGCTATTAGGGAGGTCACCACCAACCAGACCAGTTCCTGGTCATAGGTCTGAAAGGGCAATCCGGACCCAGCCCAAGCAGCTGATTGTGGATGACTTAAAGGGTACCTTGAAAGAGGACCTGACACAGCACAAGTTCATTTGCGAACAGTGTGGGAAGTGCAAGTGTGGAGAATGCACAGCTCCCAGGACCCTGCCATCCTGTTTGGCCTGTAACCATCAGTGCCTTTGCTCTGCTGAGAGCATGGTGGAATATGGCACCTGCATGTGCTTAGTCAAGGGCATCTTCTACCACTGCTCCAATGACGATGAAGGGGATTCTTACTCGGATAATCCTTGCTCCTGTTCACAGTCACACTGCTGCTCTAGGTACCTGTGTATGGGAGCCATGTCTCTGTTTTTACCTTGCTTACTCTGTTATCCTCCTGCTAAGGGATGCCTGAAGCTGTGCAGGGGGTGTTATGACTGGATCCATCGCCCAGGGTGCCGATGTAAGAACTCCAACACTGTCTATTGTAAGCTGGAGAGCTGCCCCTCCCGGGGTCAGGGTAAACCATCATGA
- the SPRY1 gene encoding protein sprouty homolog 1 (The RefSeq protein has 1 substitution compared to this genomic sequence), with the protein MDPQNQHGSGSSLVVIQQPALDSRQRLDYEREIQPAAILSLDQIKAVRGSNEYTEGPSVVKRPAPRTAPRQEKHERTHEIIPINVNNNYEHRPTSHLGHAGLSNNARGPILSRSTSTGSAASSGSNSSASSEQGLLGRSPPTRPVPGHRSERAIRTQPKQLIVDDLKGTLKEDLTQHKFICEQCGKCKCGECTAPRTLPSCLACNHQCLCSAESMVEYGTCMCLVKGIFYHCSNDDEGDSYSDNPCSCSQSHCCSRYLCMGAMSLFLPCLLCYPPAKGCLKLCRGCYDWIHRPGCRCKNSNTVYCKLESCPSRGQGKPS; encoded by the coding sequence ATGGATCCCCAAAATCAACATGGCAGTGGCAGTTCATTAGTTGTGATCCAGCAGCCTGCTTTGGATAGCCGTCAGAGGCTAGACTATGAGAGGGAGATTCAGCCTGCTGCTATTTTGTCCTTAGACCAAATCAAGGCCATCAGAGGCAGCAATGAATACACAGAAGGGCCGTCAGTGGTGAAAAGACCTGCTCCTCGGACAGCACCAAGACAAGAAAAGCATGAAAGGACTCACGAAATCATACCAATTAATGTGAATAATAACTACGAGCATAGACCTACCAGCCACCTGGGCCATGCAGGACTCTCAAATAATGCCAGAGGCCCCATATTGAGCAGATCAACCAGCACCGGAAGTGCAGCCAGTTCTGGGAGCAACAGCAGTGCCTCTTCCGAGCAGGGGCTATTAGGGAGGTCACCACCAACCAGACCAGTTCCTGGTCATAGGTCTGAAAGGGCAATCCGGACCCAGCCCAAGCAGCTGATTGTGGATGACTTAAAGGGTACCTTGAAAGAGGACCTGACACAGCACAAGTTCATTTGCGAACAGTGTGGGAAGTGCAAGTGTGGAGAATGCACAGCTCCCAGGACCCTGCCATCCTGTTTGGCCTGTAACCATCAGTGCCTTTGCTCTGCTGAGAGCATGGTGGAATATGGCACCTGCATGTGCTTAGTCAAGGGCATCTTCTACCACTGCTCCAATGACGATGAAGGGGATTCTTACTCGGATAATCCTTGCTCCTGTTCACAGTCACACTGCTGCTCTAGGTACCTGTGTATGGGAGCCATGTCTCTGTTTTTACCTTGCTTACTCTGTTATCCTCCTGCTAAGGGATGCCTGAAGCTGTGCAGGGGGTGTTATGACTGGATCCATCGCCCAGGGTGCCGATGTAAGAACTCCAACACTGTCTATTGTAAGCTGGAGAGCTGCCCCTCCCGGGGTCAGGGTAAACCATCATGA